A portion of the Paenibacillus sp. PvR098 genome contains these proteins:
- a CDS encoding HAD family hydrolase, with product MNETVRLRGKRIIFFDVNQTLVQQNLSFEECFGRVWEHFTGRWAQEEKPMADQLWAQYIAKWQQRKKSRITFKQLDELQQQCLREAMEAMDVPVTAGMTRGFMQEIRRLQVEAKTMPPRTQEMLATLSRSYRLAIISNSPRSDVLLMLKRFDLDACFPPEHVFTALKPADKKPAPYLFKRALKAMQLSPKQAVMVGNSWKHDVCGAVKAGLDAVWLNPTDTEAGPDYKKITQQRLGKRKVFLIKQLDQLSDLFS from the coding sequence ATGAACGAAACGGTACGATTACGCGGCAAACGCATCATTTTTTTCGATGTGAATCAAACCCTGGTGCAGCAAAACTTAAGCTTTGAGGAATGCTTTGGACGTGTATGGGAGCACTTCACGGGCAGATGGGCTCAGGAGGAGAAGCCAATGGCCGATCAGTTGTGGGCCCAATACATTGCGAAGTGGCAGCAGCGCAAAAAATCGCGGATCACCTTCAAACAGCTTGACGAGCTCCAGCAGCAGTGCTTGAGGGAAGCGATGGAGGCGATGGATGTTCCGGTAACGGCCGGTATGACGCGCGGCTTCATGCAGGAAATCAGGCGACTGCAGGTCGAAGCCAAGACCATGCCCCCGCGAACGCAGGAAATGCTGGCAACCCTGTCTCGAAGCTATCGGCTCGCTATTATCAGCAACAGTCCCCGTTCAGATGTGCTGCTGATGTTGAAGCGGTTTGATCTTGACGCTTGTTTTCCTCCCGAGCATGTATTTACCGCGCTAAAGCCCGCCGACAAGAAACCCGCTCCATATTTGTTCAAAAGAGCGCTTAAAGCCATGCAGCTCTCACCCAAACAGGCCGTAATGGTAGGTAATTCTTGGAAGCACGATGTGTGCGGCGCGGTAAAAGCAGGGCTGGATGCGGTGTGGCTAAACCCAACCGATACAGAAGCAGGTCCCGATTACAAAAAAATAACCCAGCAGCGGCTGGGCAAGCGAAAAGTATTTTTGATCAAGCAATTGGATCAGCTATCCGATTTATTCTCTTGA
- the phoU gene encoding phosphate signaling complex protein PhoU: MDTRSTFHQAVEGLQSDLLKMGGLVENHISLAVEALAARDEQLARKIIEQDDEIDDLMLQIEENCLRLIALQQPMASDLRIIGMALKISTDLERIGDHAVDIAKIAIRMSGEELVKPLEVIPRMALLAKDMLHESLLAYTERDIHRAAALAEKDDEVDKLYSTVVNEIIGIMTNDFGRNRQLSQLMMTALFLERVADHTTNIGEGVIYMVTGKRKDLNV; the protein is encoded by the coding sequence ATGGACACAAGATCCACTTTTCATCAAGCGGTAGAAGGATTGCAATCGGATTTGCTTAAGATGGGCGGATTGGTTGAAAATCACATTTCTCTCGCGGTAGAGGCTTTGGCTGCAAGGGATGAACAACTGGCAAGGAAAATTATCGAGCAGGACGATGAAATTGACGATTTAATGCTTCAAATTGAGGAAAATTGCCTACGGTTGATTGCGCTGCAGCAGCCGATGGCAAGCGATTTGCGGATTATCGGCATGGCGCTCAAAATCTCCACGGACCTTGAACGTATTGGAGATCATGCTGTAGATATCGCGAAGATCGCGATTCGCATGTCGGGAGAAGAGCTCGTGAAGCCGCTTGAGGTCATCCCGCGCATGGCGCTGCTTGCCAAGGATATGCTTCATGAAAGCTTGCTGGCTTACACCGAGCGGGACATTCATCGTGCCGCGGCACTGGCGGAGAAGGATGATGAGGTCGATAAGCTCTACAGCACTGTGGTTAATGAAATCATAGGGATCATGACCAACGATTTCGGGCGAAACCGCCAGCTCTCTCAGTTGATGATGACTGCTCTCTTCCTGGAGCGTGTAGCGGATCACACGACGAACATCGGAGAAGGCGTCATTTATATGGTGACAGGGAAGCGTAAAGACTTAAATGTATAG